TAGGTTTTATAGCATTAATATTATTAACTTTTATTAATATTAAAACATATCTAAACAATAAAAATATTTTAAAAGAAAATTTGCAAAATAAAATAGAATTTGAAAAAAAAGCCAAAACAATTATAGTTTTAAAAGAAAAATTGAAAAATAAAACTTACCTTTTAAAAGATATATGCAACATAAGTTATAATCACATTACTTGTAAAAACTTAGATAAAAATAAATTTTCAAAATTAAATTATGCAATCAAATATCTAAATATAAAAAAATTAAATATAGAAAAAAATAAAAATAGTGTAAATATAAAGATGGAGATTGAATGAAAAAATTTCTAATTTTTTTAATAGGATTATATATTGGATTTATTATTTTTATGCCAAAAGAAAACCTTTTCTTTACTTTTCAAAACTACTTAAAAAATCGAAATATCTATATAAACACTAAAACATCTTCAAACTTAATATCTCTATCACTAAAAAATTTTACATTATTTATTAATAAAATAGATATTGCAAAAGGAGAAGAAATTTCAATATTTCCTTTTCTTTTTTATAATAAAATAGAAGCTAAAAACATACAATTAAATATACAAAATATTAAAATCAATAATATATTTGCAACATACAGCATATTAAATCCTATTAAGATAGTAATTAATGGAAATAGTAATTTTGGAAAAATAAATGGATATATTGATTTAATTAAAAAAAATATAAAAATATATTTAAAAAATCCTTCACCACAAATAAAAGAATTCTTACAAAAAGATAAAAAAGGATATTTTATTTATGAAAAGTTTTAAGTTTATAACTCCATTTATAATTGGTATAAGTATAAGTGCTCTATTTTGGTCAATAATCAATATTTTTTTAAAACATACGCCAGTTTTTTATATTCCTCAAATTAAATTATATGAGTTTTATAAAATAGATTTAATATCATTATTTTTTAATAATGAAAGAAAAAAATTCACAGCTATTAAAAATGAATCTATGCTAACTTTAAAAAATGTAAAGTTAAAAGCAATATATCAAAATGGAAATAAAAGTTTTATAATAGTTTCTATAAATCATAAGACAAAGTTTTTATATCTAAATGATAAATTAAATGGATACAAATTAATTAAAGTAAATAAAGATAGCGCTATTTTTGAAAAAAATAACAAAAAATATATATTAAGTTTTGAAAAAATTGTAATTCCAAAATTAAACAATAATGAAAAAACATATTATGTTCCAAAAGTTATTATCAATCTTTACAAAAATAATTTAAGAAAAATTTGGCAAAATATTGGAATTAATAAAATAAAAGAAGGATATAAAATTACTTATATTAAAAAAGGCTCTATATTTGAAAAAATTGGATTAAAAAAAGGCGATATTTTACTTGAAGTAAATGGTAGAAAATTAAACTCAGATGCTGATGCTTGGGATTTATATAGAAACTTAGATAAATTTAATTTTTTTGAAATCAAAATAAAAAGAAATAATCAAATAAAGGTATTAAACTATGAAGTTAATTAAAATACTATTTCTTACAATAATTATTTTAAATGCAAAAGTAAATCTAAATTTTCAAAATTTAGATATTAATGATTTTATTAAAATGGTTGCAAAAATTACAAATAAAAACATATTAATAACTCAGCCAATTTCAGGAAAAGTAAATTTTGTATCGGTAAAACCAATTGATGAAAAAGAGGTTTATTCAATTTTGCTTAACATTTTAAGAAGTAGAGGTTATACAATAATAAAAGATAATGGATTTTTAAAAGTTATAAGAGAATCTCAAGCAATTAAAGAAGGCCCACAATTAAATCCTCATTTTGACCAAATTCAAACTAATATCATAAAACTTAACAATATTCCTGTAAGAAATGCTTTTAATGCTGTTGCTTACTTAAAAAGTAATTATGGAAGAATTGTAATTAATAGTGATAAAAATATGCTAATTGTGACTGATTATCCAAGCAACTTAAAAGTTATTAAAGAGGTATTAAAAAGAATTGATTCAAAAGAGACAAAAAGTTTAAGAAATATAACTTTAAATAACACTTCAATCGATAAAGTATATCCAAAATTAAATCAAATTGCTACTACTTTATTTAATACAAAAATTTATTCATATAAAATAATTCCAAATGATGTTAGTAATTCTATTATTTTAGTTGGACAAAAAAATGTTGTTTATAAATTAGCAAGAGTTGTTAAATCTCTTGATGTAAAACCTAAACAGTTAAATCAAATAACAAAAGTTATCACTCTTAAAAATTCAGATGCTACAAACATTGCAAAAATACTACAAAACATTGTAAAAACTAAATATAAAAAAAATCCACCCTCAATAACTCTTGATAAAGAGACAAATTCAATAATTATTTTAGCTACTCCTGAGCAAATTGAAACTATAAAAACTATTATTAATGCTCTTGACACCCCAAAAGAACAAGTATATGTTAAAGCAAGAATTCTTGAAATAAGTAATACAAAAGCTGCTCAAATTGGAAATAGATTAGGTCTTTATGCAGGAAGTGGAACAACAAGTGGGCTTTATACTTTAAGCGCAAATTTAGGAGGACCTGCAATTGCTTTTGATGTAGCATCATTAGGACTTACTATTCCAACAATTAAACAAGGAATTGCTCTTGGTGCTACTCTTGATTTACTTGAAACATATGGAGCTGCTAAAAAGTTAAGTGAACCTTCAATTTTATGTATAAATAACACTCCTTCAACAATATATGTAGGAAAAACCGTATCAGTCCTTACAGGTAAGACTACATCAACTACTACAAGTGAATCATATACAAGACAAGACATTGGACTTACTTTAAAAGTTAAACCAAGAATTGATAGTGATAATAAAGTAGCTTTAAATGTAGATGCTGTTATTGAAGATTTACTCCCAGGAAGTCCTGTAAATATGCCTATAACATCAAAAA
This Caminibacter mediatlanticus TB-2 DNA region includes the following protein-coding sequences:
- a CDS encoding PDZ domain-containing protein, which produces MKSFKFITPFIIGISISALFWSIINIFLKHTPVFYIPQIKLYEFYKIDLISLFFNNERKKFTAIKNESMLTLKNVKLKAIYQNGNKSFIIVSINHKTKFLYLNDKLNGYKLIKVNKDSAIFEKNNKKYILSFEKIVIPKLNNNEKTYYVPKVIINLYKNNLRKIWQNIGINKIKEGYKITYIKKGSIFEKIGLKKGDILLEVNGRKLNSDADAWDLYRNLDKFNFFEIKIKRNNQIKVLNYEVN
- a CDS encoding secretin N-terminal domain-containing protein — its product is MKLIKILFLTIIILNAKVNLNFQNLDINDFIKMVAKITNKNILITQPISGKVNFVSVKPIDEKEVYSILLNILRSRGYTIIKDNGFLKVIRESQAIKEGPQLNPHFDQIQTNIIKLNNIPVRNAFNAVAYLKSNYGRIVINSDKNMLIVTDYPSNLKVIKEVLKRIDSKETKSLRNITLNNTSIDKVYPKLNQIATTLFNTKIYSYKIIPNDVSNSIILVGQKNVVYKLARVVKSLDVKPKQLNQITKVITLKNSDATNIAKILQNIVKTKYKKNPPSITLDKETNSIIILATPEQIETIKTIINALDTPKEQVYVKARILEISNTKAAQIGNRLGLYAGSGTTSGLYTLSANLGGPAIAFDVASLGLTIPTIKQGIALGATLDLLETYGAAKKLSEPSILCINNTPSTIYVGKTVSVLTGKTTSTTTSESYTRQDIGLTLKVKPRIDSDNKVALNVDAVIEDLLPGSPVNMPITSKRTINTTTIVRNGQSIIIGGLVRDNKDITLNKVPLLGDIPILGALFRHKQINKDKTTLVIVLTPYIVKKSDDLEKLRSTLVKLNELEKKFVKNLKKKLNEKNK